Proteins found in one Aneurinibacillus uraniidurans genomic segment:
- a CDS encoding recombinase family protein has translation MLTVAYYRRSSTIQEHSIEMQRFKALQCSIKHSLIIDQEFIDDAVSARQTNIQERKALHQILDLVDQGKVKNLIVYKRDRLARNTLQHLLIYHKLRAQKVNVIFTAEQELSMEYTPIAEFFELILGSMLQREGEQIIHRAHCTNNLSCPKRYQRFVLFSIIVRWTNS, from the coding sequence TTGCTTACCGTTGCATACTATCGCCGATCATCTACGATCCAAGAACACTCCATCGAGATGCAAAGGTTTAAAGCACTTCAATGTAGCATTAAACATAGTCTAATTATCGATCAGGAGTTTATTGATGATGCCGTTTCTGCCCGCCAAACAAATATCCAAGAGAGAAAAGCGCTACATCAAATATTGGACCTCGTTGATCAAGGTAAAGTTAAAAATCTGATTGTATACAAGAGAGATCGACTAGCCAGAAATACCCTTCAGCACTTGTTGATTTATCACAAATTACGTGCGCAAAAGGTAAACGTTATTTTTACCGCTGAACAAGAGCTTTCAATGGAGTACACACCTATTGCAGAATTTTTCGAGTTAATCTTAGGTTCCATGCTTCAAAGGGAAGGCGAACAAATTATTCACCGAGCACATTGTACCAATAATTTGTCTTGTCCCAAGAGATACCAACGGTTTGTCCTATTCTCCATTATAGTCAGGTGGACAAATTCATAA
- a CDS encoding helix-turn-helix domain-containing protein — protein MKHEFGKQVRLLREQQGISLNAMAKMLGVSTGYLSNLESGKTETVNLTVLQRLFSMLEIKACPLCQQEKSSSKSSEGSSLNWRVHRLYQTMIDLASSDPMVLEHQLQLLESGFLFSKTALRHSVSTPISDHSIIN, from the coding sequence ATGAAGCATGAATTCGGCAAGCAGGTGCGCTTGCTTCGTGAACAACAGGGAATCAGTCTGAATGCTATGGCCAAAATGTTAGGTGTTTCTACAGGCTATCTGAGTAATTTAGAAAGTGGCAAAACGGAAACCGTCAACTTAACCGTCCTACAAAGATTGTTTAGTATGCTTGAGATTAAAGCTTGTCCTTTATGCCAGCAAGAAAAGAGTTCTTCAAAGTCATCTGAGGGCAGCTCATTGAACTGGCGGGTTCATCGCCTTTACCAAACCATGATTGATTTAGCAAGTAGTGATCCCATGGTGCTTGAACACCAGCTTCAATTGCTTGAATCGGGTTTTCTATTTTCTAAAACTGCTCTACGTCATTCTGTGTCCACTCCTATCTCTGATCATTCCATCATCAATTAG
- a CDS encoding recombinase family protein has translation MERVCMYLRKSRADLESEARGEGETLAKHKKALLKLAKEKKLNVINIYEEIVSGESLVHRPQMLELLKEVEAGVYEAVLCMDLDRLGRGNMQEQGLILDTFKRSKTKIVTPRKTYDLMDEWDEEYSEFEAFMARKELKIITRRLQSGRIRSVEEGNYIATTPPYGYQIKKTDKERYLIPDPEQAPIVKMIFEWYTHENPKIRLGSGKIANELNRLGYKSSTGQEWKSHSVLNVIKNAVYAGRIQWKKKEGKKSKEPGKKKDVRTRPREEWIDVEGKHEPLVSMETYERAQEILNKKYHVPYQLVNGIKNPLAGLIKCGMCGASMVLRPYGKQKPHIMCYNKSCKNKSSQFAYVEARLLEGLRHWLKTYEAEWDKRKPKDNKEQSDNELVIKEQALLNLQQEMKHLIQQRDKLHDFLERGIYDEETYLTRSQNIADRKEKIKDYIEKVQQEIETKKRQEKAKQKIIPNVKHVLDLYEKTDDAAKKNSMLRSVLEYATYRKEKQQRNDDFILVIHPKLSNSYQGL, from the coding sequence ATGGAACGAGTCTGCATGTATCTAAGAAAATCGCGTGCCGACCTGGAATCAGAGGCACGTGGCGAGGGAGAAACGCTTGCTAAACATAAAAAAGCTTTATTAAAGCTGGCTAAAGAGAAGAAATTAAATGTCATTAACATATATGAGGAAATCGTATCGGGAGAAAGTTTGGTACATAGGCCACAGATGCTGGAGTTGCTGAAAGAAGTGGAAGCTGGCGTATACGAAGCGGTTCTTTGCATGGATTTGGATCGCTTAGGCCGTGGAAATATGCAGGAGCAGGGCTTGATTTTGGATACGTTTAAACGTTCCAAAACGAAGATTGTTACACCTAGAAAGACATATGACTTAATGGATGAGTGGGATGAGGAATACAGCGAGTTTGAGGCTTTTATGGCACGCAAAGAATTAAAGATTATTACTCGTCGGCTGCAAAGTGGCCGTATCCGATCTGTGGAGGAAGGAAATTATATTGCCACTACCCCTCCATATGGATACCAGATAAAAAAAACGGATAAAGAACGATATCTTATCCCTGATCCTGAGCAGGCTCCTATTGTAAAAATGATTTTTGAATGGTACACGCATGAAAATCCAAAGATTAGATTAGGAAGCGGCAAAATTGCTAACGAATTGAATCGATTAGGATACAAAAGTTCAACAGGACAGGAATGGAAGAGTCATTCTGTACTTAATGTCATTAAAAATGCGGTATATGCTGGTCGGATTCAATGGAAAAAGAAAGAGGGAAAGAAATCAAAAGAACCAGGAAAGAAAAAAGATGTTCGTACTCGGCCACGTGAAGAATGGATTGATGTAGAGGGGAAACATGAACCATTAGTTTCGATGGAAACATATGAGAGAGCGCAGGAAATATTAAATAAAAAATATCATGTGCCGTATCAGCTTGTAAACGGAATTAAAAATCCGTTAGCAGGTTTGATTAAATGTGGGATGTGTGGGGCCTCTATGGTTCTGCGACCGTATGGGAAGCAGAAGCCGCATATTATGTGCTATAACAAGTCGTGCAAAAATAAAAGTAGCCAATTTGCTTATGTGGAAGCCCGTTTGCTAGAAGGATTAAGGCACTGGTTGAAGACGTATGAAGCGGAATGGGATAAACGGAAACCAAAAGACAACAAGGAGCAGAGTGATAATGAATTAGTGATTAAGGAGCAGGCACTTTTAAATCTGCAACAGGAGATGAAACATCTAATCCAGCAAAGGGATAAGCTCCATGATTTTTTAGAGAGAGGGATTTATGACGAGGAAACGTACCTCACCCGTTCACAAAACATAGCCGATAGAAAGGAAAAGATAAAGGATTATATTGAAAAGGTTCAACAGGAAATTGAAACAAAAAAACGTCAGGAGAAAGCGAAACAAAAGATTATTCCTAATGTAAAGCATGTTTTGGATTTGTATGAGAAAACAGATGATGCTGCAAAGAAGAATAGTATGTTGAGGTCTGTACTAGAATATGCTACCTATCGGAAAGAAAAGCAACAGAGAAATGATGATTTTATACTTGTTATTCATCCTAAATTATCAAATAGTTATCAGGGGTTATAA
- a CDS encoding TetR/AcrR family transcriptional regulator, translating to MNRHRVVEAAAKLFLEKGYAYTSIDELVRVSKVSKSNVYYHFSNKEELLAGVIEYWINTYNDAIEKILVQDHLSVESRVMLFLTHLSQGIQEREFKGSCPFITLYIQSPEQAAQMKEKIAGFFFELQARIGLLLKQGIERGEFRNNIHIHEVSALFVTNLEGALFISEALKDASVVTNTAQQFFNLLR from the coding sequence ATGAACCGACATCGAGTTGTTGAAGCAGCAGCAAAATTATTTTTAGAAAAAGGATATGCTTATACGAGTATCGATGAACTTGTTCGGGTAAGCAAAGTATCAAAATCCAATGTATATTACCATTTTTCCAATAAGGAGGAGCTATTAGCAGGTGTAATCGAGTATTGGATCAATACGTATAACGATGCCATTGAAAAAATTCTTGTACAGGATCATCTATCAGTTGAGAGTCGAGTTATGCTCTTTTTAACGCATTTATCGCAGGGGATTCAAGAGAGGGAGTTTAAGGGGAGCTGTCCATTTATTACGCTTTACATTCAAAGTCCTGAGCAGGCTGCTCAAATGAAAGAAAAAATCGCGGGCTTTTTCTTCGAATTACAAGCAAGAATAGGTTTATTATTAAAACAGGGGATTGAAAGGGGAGAATTTAGAAACAACATACATATACATGAAGTCTCTGCGCTATTTGTAACTAATCTTGAAGGTGCTTTGTTTATTTCAGAAGCCTTGAAAGATGCATCGGTTGTCACAAATACTGCACAGCAATTTTTTAATCTGCTTCGGTAA
- a CDS encoding alpha/beta fold hydrolase translates to MKTIFLTGSTGFIGKQLVQELMKEKVKVLLLVRSKIKAATIFEEMGIFNPEIMEFVEGDLTKKNLALRDEDRRKVLQADIIIHAGGPMDIQLGEKEAVSSFLQGAKYIGEVAKSIHESKGLEQFVHIVGYMSPFDDDNSRISIDVFKEGNEYLKIKNPYERTKFLADLYIRQQAASIGYPLSVINPPTVVGSSKTGSTEQMEGLGLLVSAVRKGFMPVVPGGKKYRLPIIPNDKLAAFITRVSMMEASSIKTYTLVPDKHTDLDIYELLSVMAESMNMKPPTISVPKGLIKLLLKSGGSKLTGTSSESLAFITNREFSNESAKKIVNKGWLEDGSVKNLIPVVVADLDYRLTYQNHQMDKRFERTRVEHTTVYRLKGEGNPFILFHGLLCDGEDLFPLGIRIHEKTGHPVWIVDLPGLGRSPFLREKKLLAPYIHSVKKLLKESASGAYLIGHSFGALTLLEALKENVIRTQDSLILLQPPIKKQVTALDRFPSISKWLLKLATPNKIEQYILKQGLFDHKETIPAGYIKKVAQSFTSPRILHTTVQLNSFLSETMEKNVDTHPNREIHIIWGNKDAVYTPPISLGTMDYVPFGHHFPISHPDETAERIIHHLNKQGLS, encoded by the coding sequence ATGAAGACAATATTTTTAACCGGGAGTACAGGTTTTATAGGCAAACAATTAGTTCAGGAATTAATGAAGGAAAAGGTAAAAGTTTTACTGCTCGTTCGTTCAAAAATAAAAGCTGCAACTATCTTTGAAGAAATGGGGATTTTTAATCCGGAAATCATGGAATTCGTCGAAGGAGATTTAACAAAAAAAAACCTGGCATTACGTGATGAAGATCGAAGAAAAGTATTACAAGCAGATATTATTATTCATGCTGGCGGACCTATGGATATTCAATTGGGGGAAAAGGAAGCTGTTTCTTCTTTTTTACAAGGCGCAAAGTATATAGGGGAAGTAGCCAAAAGCATTCACGAATCGAAGGGTCTGGAACAATTTGTTCATATTGTTGGTTATATGAGCCCTTTTGATGATGACAATAGCCGGATTTCCATTGATGTCTTTAAAGAAGGAAATGAGTATTTGAAAATAAAAAATCCTTATGAAAGAACAAAGTTTTTAGCAGACCTCTATATTCGACAACAAGCAGCTTCCATTGGGTACCCCCTTTCCGTTATTAATCCACCTACTGTCGTCGGATCGAGCAAAACAGGCAGCACGGAGCAAATGGAAGGCCTGGGATTGCTTGTCTCAGCTGTAAGAAAAGGCTTTATGCCTGTTGTACCTGGAGGGAAAAAATATCGATTACCGATCATACCAAACGATAAATTGGCTGCATTCATTACCCGAGTTTCCATGATGGAAGCTTCGTCCATTAAGACTTATACATTGGTTCCTGATAAACATACAGACCTTGATATATATGAGCTATTATCAGTGATGGCAGAAAGTATGAATATGAAACCCCCGACGATTTCCGTTCCAAAAGGGCTAATAAAACTGCTCCTGAAAAGTGGAGGAAGCAAATTGACCGGAACTTCTTCTGAATCACTAGCCTTCATTACGAACAGAGAGTTTTCAAATGAATCAGCGAAAAAAATAGTGAACAAAGGATGGCTTGAAGACGGAAGTGTAAAAAATCTCATCCCTGTAGTTGTGGCCGATTTAGACTATCGGTTGACGTATCAGAATCACCAAATGGACAAAAGATTTGAAAGAACACGTGTGGAACATACAACTGTTTATCGATTAAAAGGAGAAGGGAACCCCTTTATTTTATTTCATGGACTCCTTTGCGATGGGGAAGATCTTTTTCCATTGGGCATACGTATTCATGAAAAAACGGGTCATCCTGTATGGATTGTCGATCTTCCTGGTTTAGGACGTTCGCCTTTTCTACGAGAAAAAAAGCTTCTTGCTCCTTACATTCATAGTGTAAAAAAACTTTTGAAAGAATCTGCCAGCGGCGCCTATCTTATTGGACACTCCTTTGGCGCCCTGACTTTATTAGAAGCATTGAAAGAAAATGTGATACGGACACAAGATTCTCTTATCCTTCTTCAACCCCCTATAAAAAAACAAGTAACAGCATTAGATCGATTCCCTTCTATAAGCAAGTGGTTGCTGAAATTGGCTACCCCGAACAAAATCGAACAATACATATTGAAACAAGGATTATTTGACCATAAGGAGACGATTCCAGCAGGGTATATAAAGAAAGTCGCACAAAGCTTTACTTCACCTAGAATATTACATACAACCGTTCAACTGAATTCCTTTTTGTCAGAGACAATGGAAAAGAATGTGGATACTCATCCAAATCGTGAAATTCATATTATTTGGGGGAACAAAGATGCTGTTTATACGCCGCCAATATCACTTGGTACTATGGATTATGTACCCTTCGGCCATCACTTTCCTATCTCTCATCCTGATGAAACGGCAGAGAGGATTATTCATCATCTAAACAAACAGGGACTTTCTTGA